DNA sequence from the Oncorhynchus clarkii lewisi isolate Uvic-CL-2024 chromosome 24, UVic_Ocla_1.0, whole genome shotgun sequence genome:
GCTCAATGAGAGGCCATAACTCACCTGCGCATTAGGAGCCCTAAAACTGTCCATATTGAGCCGTCGTGCAAGATAAGACACTTTAGTTTGAGAGCGAGAAGCTGAGGCTAAAACAGCTAGGCCCATCCTGGCTGTTCTTCTGTCTACTGAGGCAACCCTCCCTCTGATACACATTCgttctccttcctctctggctGTTCAGTTCAGCTGTGTTACTCTCTCTGTGAGAACCCTCCGTATTGTCTACTACTGGTGAGATAAGTCAGAATCAGAAGAAACGGCTCTAAAACATTTGAGATTTTATAGATTTGTATAGATTTTAAGTCAGGTTCTCTAGATCTCATCTGATATAATACAGATTGTGAGAAGTCTAATTGTGGGAACAAGGAGGATAAATACCTGCACATTTACTTAACTTCTGTGATGTGATTCCCCAAAATCCCCTTTAGATGTAACCCCCCTCCTGTCTGAACTTGCTTGTTGCCGTAGTGTCTCTGTGGGGCCAGCTGTTGATTAGTTATCTTCAGATGTCAGTGATGCTGAGAGCGCCTTAATTAGTGAGATGCATTCTCAATTGTTGATCTTATCTGGAAACAGATGTCAGAGGGAGgaactccccctccctccctgggtCCCTAAGTGACTGTTACCCTCGCGCTGATGCAaagcagtccccccccccccccccccccccccttcatctcACCCGCTCTGTGCCCATTCCAACAGCACTGCCTTACTCTCCGAATAAgataatatatatagaacccACAGTGTCGTTAGCAGTGCAGGGTGGAACCCTGCAATAAATCCCAGGCCTGTCATGTGGGCAAATTAGTAATTCGAAATTAATCTAAACGTTTACATGAATTTTTTACCAAAATGAGTGAAAAAGCAGAAAAAAAGCAGCTTGCAAACTGAGAAAACCATGTTTTCTTTTATGTGATCAACAAACAGGTCTAAAATCCATCGATAAGAATTGATGGCTTGTGATTGGATGATGCCTGGTCGGTAGTTGCTGGAGATTGGCCAGAGCTATCCGCAGGCTGAGTGACATGGAGGGTGTTATGATGAGGACCCATGCACACACAGGGGGAGTCTGGGGGTCTAGGGGAGGCAGAAGCACAGAGACATATAGGTATAGAGGAAACTTACCCAGGATCTCTGATCTGGCATACGAAACTGAGGGGCGGGACAGAAGGAAAAGAGCAGTCAGAACCAGGAAGTAGACCACGGATCAACAGCTTTTTATTGGAAACACATGGGCATTGGTTGGGGGATGAGGATGTCACAAGGGGTCAGGTGACTTGTACAAATGTACAACTGCAAAATAAAGAGCCCCTGTGGTCAGAGTGTTTCTGCGACTGATTTGTGTGTCCAAACATCGTAAAGTAATAAAAATGGCCTAAACGCTGTTACTGTTTCTACTGATAGGACACCTCATTAAGCCACGTGCCACGGCAATGTGGTGTTACAGAGTTAGAGACTGGTTCACAGAGTGTGGAGAGGGGACATAAATCAGACGGCTCAAGCAGCCAGTAAAAACCAGGCCTGAAACGGTCAGGAAAAAACAGCAGACCCTGAGAAAATGTTTTCACTTTTCCTACGGGCCAATTTTCACTGCTGGGAAGAGCGAATGCATGAATGTCAACGcatgtcaatacacacacacacactgagtcacGCTACACACGATAGAGAAATCACAGGCAGCGTGTCCGGGGGCAAAATTCTCCAACTTTAAAAGGGTATCATTTTTGATATTTTAGTCAAAGACACATATGTGAGGACGTGTCACTTTGTGCCCTTTTCAGTCTCCCACATTCTCCCACATCTGGTTCAGAAAGCTGAGAACAGGACAGACCAGACCCAAACATGCTTTAGCATGGATCAGACTGAACACTGGCTCTGGGCACCATCACAACCAGACTACCTCGGACCACCCCCAGACCAACCCCAGATTGCCTCACCGTGCCTGGGCCTCAAAACCAAAAAGGGCCCCTGGTCTGGCTGTCTTTGTGAAGCTACAGTAACACTGAGATAGGACAGGACCTACCTGTGGATGGAAGAGGAAGCCGGGGGCGGGCCGCATGTACTTGTCTTTCAGAGCCTCAAACGGATCGTTCATCTTCCTCTTCTCAACCCTGCTAATATTACAACTCTATCAGTTCTTAGACACTGACACTAAAATACATTCACAACCAACAATATAGGAAAAAGTACCTATAGGAAGTTAAAGACACATATTGCTAACACAgaatataaacacacacaatgGGTCTAAATGAGTCTGATAGTGAGTGATATTTGAACTGGGGAGGTTTAGTTCTAGAGATTCACAGTACCTGTAGATTGGGTCCATGAAGAAGGGGGTGGGCCTAGCGTGCTGCAGAGAGGTGTCGGCTTTAGGAAGCTCCACCCCTGCCGTGTCTTCTCCAAACACGTGGATCTTCTTCGACTCCTCCCTCCGGGAGGTGCGGCTACTGCTACGGTGCCTCGTGCCGCCCATGCTCAAATCCAGCGGCTGGTCCTGATTGGTGGAACGTGAGGAGGCCTCCGGTTTGGAATTGGTTTCGGGGGTAAATGGGGCGGGGACCTTCTCCTCCTGCTTGCGCTTGGTGGTAAGGTCAAAGGGCGACTCAGAGGTCCTGCTCTGGCCTTTCTTGGTGGGTTCGTCAGGTGGGGACTGGGGCTCCCCCTTGAGGCCTGGAggtctgagctctctctctgggAAGGGGTAGACGGGCGGGGAGAAGTTTGGGAAGAAGGGCAGGGGGAACATGGAGGGGTAGGGCAGGGCGCCTACCTTCTTGTCCTGCAGGCCCGCCAGCCCCGTGGAGCCAAAGTACCTCTCAGCGATGGAGGCGATGGCCTTGATGGAGTCATTGACCGCCCCTGAGACAGCCGTGTGCTCGTCCAGCGAGGGAGGGAATAAGGCGGGGCCGCCTTGGAACTCCTTAGTATGGTTACTGGTCAGGATGGTGGGGCTCTGGGGGCCTCCGCCCGCCTTCCTCTTGGGCCCCTTCCCGTTCTCCCGGGGTGCCCTCTCCCGCTGGCCTTCGCTCTCCATGTCGCTCTCCAGCTCCGAGCCTGACGTGGTATCCAGGTCGCTCCCACTGGGCGTGCTCACGTCATCCAGGTCgctgctctctgattggctgctCAACTTGCCGCCGCCATGCCTCTGCTTGGAGGAGGAGCCCTGGGCCTGTCGCTGCTCTGTCCCCTGAGGCTGCTCGTTGCCGGGTGATGCCTCCTTGCGGAGGGTCTTGAGCAGCTCTCTGGCCTCCTGGGCCCTGGGGCTGGGCGACAGGAGGGGGCCCTTGCTGTGCTCCGTACCTGGACCTGGGGGCCGTCTGACTGGGGAGGTGGCCGGGATGAGGGTGGGTCGGTGGTACAGTCCAGAAGAGAACAGGCCCGGGAAGCTGAAGGGGAAGCCAGGGGCGGATGGAAACGTCAGGCCACTGTGGTGCCGGTTCCCAAAGTAGTCTGCCAGGCTGGCACTGCTGTTCCCCATCCCACCCATAGCGGCCTTGTCCATGGCACCAGGGACACCGGGGAGGGACATGCCTTGGGCATGGGCGAACAACCCCCCTGCCGTGAAATGGTTTTTGCCCTCACAGAAGCGCCGGTGCTTGTTGAGGGAGGAGGTGGTGCTGAACATCTGACCACAGTCCTTACACTTGATCTGGGTACGGCAGTCGGCGTGCATGCGCTTGTGGCGGCACAGGTTGGAGAACTGCGTATAGGACTTGTGGCACACCTCGcctgcagggagagggagacagacacgggacattcagagacatgtccaacaccacatacacccacacatacacagagtACATCTCCGACTATAAGGGCCAAGAGTTTTCCCTTAGATCCAGTCGTAAGGAAAACCTCCAGGCTTTAGTCGTGACACTacacatatatttcaggatggtGGACTACAGTACATGGGAGACTGGCTGGGTGTAAGATGTCCTAGTCTGAGAATGTTATttcagtgaggggggggggggggtgagatgaGTCGCCAGATCCTAGCATTGTCAGTGGGCTTTGTTCCTCGGGGCTGAGACTGAGTCAGTGGAAGGCATCACCTGCACATGAAACACAGTGCACCTCTAGGCATTGTGCTCCCAGGGTCAGACTCCCAAGGAGactgtaaacaaacacacacgtacacgtacatacacacgcttgtgcacacagacatgcatacacaTTCATAGATATTCACATAACTCACAATAGACAAGAACACACAtttgagtgcacacacacacacatacacacacacacacatagatttatgcagacacattcacagatattaaaatatcacataacgcatgacacacacacacacacacacacacacacacactcacttgcaGACACACGGCACAATGGCTCTATTTTGAGCCTGTGAAGGAAGCAGAGTTGAATGAATCCTATCCTGCAGGTCCGGGTTCCCAGGGACAGGGCTCACGTCCTCCGCTGCCCGCCTCCCCTCACACCCCCCACTCCCCCCTGTCCCTGTCATCTAGCTCACTGTAACCTtcccacagtcccacagtcccTTCCCTGTCTGACCCCATGGACGCCAACCCTGCTATGTGGCAGACCACATTGTTGAACAGAACATAGTGGctagaccaggggtctccaacaggttGACCACAAGTAGCTCACAGCTCACAAATGAGTAGCTCGCTAAACAATTCTTAAAGTTCCTGCTATTTTTCATGTTTTCCACTGAAAACTGTCACAAACAAATCTCACAAGAATCAGACACTTGAAGCTCTCAGCTACTATCTAATCAACGCAACACTGACATTATCTcacccctggttagccactattggcttaaaaagccAAAGTCTGCCAATTGATTTCCACCAATattgccctgtctgtctgtctgcttcgaACGTTTGTCAATCACTCCGTGTGTAGCAGGTTTATGTGAAAACCATATTGTGGGTTGACAGAAATACTTtccccaaaaccttctcaattaaattaTAACTGCAAAGTAGCCTTACTTGGCAGAAGTATATAATTTGTATCTATTATTTGCATGACTTTGCTATGacatgagcagcagcagtacagaACCATCATTCCTCACTCGCTCGGTGAGCTATTAAAGGGCCAgaccaaaaaaaatgtattctgagTAGCTTGTGACATTTTTTAAAGTAGCTCTCAATCTAGAAAAGGTTGGAGATCCCTGTGCTAGATGATAgctagataaaaaaaaaacagtatagAGATCatatctacatacatacatacatacagtagctTCTGGATAATAGTCATTCTGTTtcatattctctattggaatTCTCTATTTTatatattctttatttttacattggcATCCGTAAAAATGGAAAGTGGATGACAATTTCATATCAAAACATACTCTTAAAAAATATGTATGATATTGTATAATATTGTAGTTTATAGGAATGTGATTGATTCAAATATTTACCATtcacaatatacagtatgtcgTCTAACGGTGTTTGTTTTTTCATGTGGTGGTTTGGAAATGTCCTGGGAAACTTGTGAAAGACAATGACGTGCATACCGTGCTGTAATAATGAATGCTCTTTGAATCGAGGGCAAAGGTCTTAGAGTGAATGATTATGTCTTCGAAGGAGTCAACGTCGTAATTGATCAAGAGATGTTGAGTCTAGGCGTAAATATTTGATGCGCCTGAGGCTCGTTGGCTAACGTGGGTGTTGTTATCCGTTTCCTCTCTGTTGTAGAACGAGTAGAAGCCCGTGGCTGTAAATCACATACTGCTGACATTTACAGACTTACAACAGACACACATGACACACAGGGTGTGAGGGACCTGATCCACTCCACACGTGTGTTTTGTCAGGTCTCCATAAACTGTAACTAAATATTATAAACACATTCCTGTGAAGAGCAGCTTTGAGTAAGACAGCCCCATGTGTCTGAATGAAAGATCAGGGCCGGAATGTTCCTCAGACAGACACAGCCACAGAATTTCTACCttggtacaaacacacacatgcatgtacacacacacacacacacacacacacacacacacacacacacggacacacggacacacggacacacacatggacacacacatggacacacacatggacacacacacacacgctgaccgacatactgttcacacagacaaacaaagaCGGAAGACGGACACACACATGGTCTCTAACACATCTGTCAGGGCTGAGGGTGTTCTGTCTTTTTACACAGGCATTAGCTTTTTTCAAACCTGCATATTTTCAACTGATTACTGCAAATGTACTCCCATTCGGAGCACGGTGGAGGGGACATGTGGTTGCTATTTGCGTGGAATGGTGCAtttagaggggaggggggagatggtggTCCGCAGGCGGACCAAGCCCCTCTGCCCTGCGTGTGGGGTCACGGAGCTGGGGTCAAAGGGTGAAGATCACTGTGCTTTGTGTGTGAGGTGAAAGTGTGAAAAATCATTATAGGGCCAGAAGATTTTCCTGACTACCTGACCTAACAAGGAAAAACTCTGAAAATGTGTTTTCTCTGAAAAGCAAAACTGGGGTCTGGTCATcatgtgttgtggttgtggttgtaatGTTTGACCACAGGGTTGGCATTTACAGGGAGTGTGAAAGAGAGTGGGATCAAATGTATGAGCTCTGGGGTCAacggtgggggtgggggggggtcacGAATGGTTGAACAGGTCAATGTGTGGGACAACAGTAGGGTTAAAACGTGAGGTCATAGTGTGAGGTCATTACTAGGGGTCATTGGGTCAACAAGGTGTGCGATTGCTGAGATGGGGGCATGGGACACGTACTGCTGTTGTTCAGCTAATAACAGAAATGCCATTCTCCTTCAAAATAGCACTCCCCTGTGACTACAATTCCTGTGGAATGAAACATTTTATGTTCTCCTTATGCAATCTTGTATATTAtagatatgtacatattaccAAAATCAACATGCCACTTTCAAAATGTCAAAAGTCAGTACCATTCAACATTTCCTACATTAAATGTATAGAATTAACCCTAAAATCACAACATATTATATTCAATGATATTCAAAATTGATAGATAATAAATAATACCAAATAATATAAATTACTACTGTATGGAGTTTTTTTTAAGTACTTAAAGGACTGATATTTAAAGGGGCATTTGACCCTAAAACCACTTTTTCACATAGTTCTCATCAGAGTACCGTTAATATggtttaacattttattttgcaCATATATGTACAAGCCTCATAGCTATTATAATAGAAGATCTGTGTTTACTTCCTGGAAAATTCTCATGAATATGCTAAATGAATCCTAAAGAGATGTTGTGCTCTTGCTTGATTTAGGGCTTCAGGAGACTGGAAGCAACCTATCTTCAAAAGTTGAATGTTGACATGCACAATTTTCTGGGACAGTATCAAAAGTGGACTAATGAAGAATATATGAAGAAATGGTTTTCAAGTGAAATTCCCCTTTAAAACAATGAGAGGGTCAAAATAGGTATGAGACTGCGTTAAAATCTATCACGGAGTAACTCACATGTCAACTAGTATTATGACCAGGTCAGAACATAAGAGACGGGGCGTTTTAGCGATTTTTCTAAATGAGTTCTAACAAGCTAGTAGAATATGTGGAAAAAGCGTGCAGACTTACATATGAAGGGTCTGAGTGACTTACATATGAAGGGCTTGACACTGCTGTGGATGTGCTTGTGCTGCTTCAGGCCAGAGGACGTGGCAAAGGTCTTCCCGCAATCGGGACAGGCGTGAGCCCGCGCCCCCACGTGCTGCGAGCGGATGTGCCTCTGCAGGTTACTGGGGTCTGTGAACACCTGCTGGGGGGGGACGACGAGGGGGACACACGGGGGGGTCACCCATCTGCGACTATGGATACAGTACATATAGGAGATGCATGCATGTACATATACACTTGTTCACACATCCAATTCAACACAAAATATACTCTAatacagggctctccaaccctgttcctgtaggttttcgctccaaccccagttgtacctaacctgattcagtttatcagCCAGCTAATCATTAGAATCAGGTATGCTAGATGAGGGTTAGAGTGAAAACGTACTGGATGGTAGCTTTCCAGGAACAGCGTTGGGGAGCCCTGCTCTAGTAACatacacctacctacccacccaaaCACAACTGTACCTTTGAGCAGGTACATGACTGTACCTTTGTGCAGTTTTCACATTCGTAGTGCTTGCCACTGTCATGTGACATCTGATGACGAATCAGGTTGGATTTCCAATTGAAGGCCTTGGGGCACTGGTCACACTTGTATTCCCTCTCCTccgagtgagacagagagtgagccTCCAGACTGTAGGAGAGAcgtagagacagaccgacagacagacagacagacagacagacagacagaggaacattaTTCCAACCCTCTGCCTCACTAGCCTCTCAACTAAAAACAACCCAATAAAGTAACATGAACCGAGTTTTCCCGGTCCTATCAACAAGGGAGAAAGAGGACGCCTTCTCACCTCTGGAGGTCGGGGAACACCTGATCACACTCCTTACACTCCTGGGGGCCGTCGTGGTCGTGACCGTCGTGGCTGAGGCTGTGGGACAGGTGCAGGTCGTGGGGCTCCAGGCCTTCAGGGCCTTCCAGGTCACTACTGTCCCCTCCAGGGTTCCCCAGGAAGGCTGAGGTGGGTGTCCCACACGGAACCTTCTGGTGGTCCAGCAGCTCAGAGACAGACTCAAAGAGCTGGTCACAATCCTCACAGCgatactgtctctcctctggacAGGGGGGAAGTAAGGGGAAGAATgtcttaagtgtgtgtgtgtgtatgtgtgttgtttatgtgtgtgtgtgtatgtgtgtatatttgtgtgtgtatgtgtgtgtgtgtgtgtgtgtgaactgacCGTGCATATCAGGAGCCATGCTGTCACATGAATAATCCTCTGCCTTCATGTACAGAAGCAGCTCCTCTCCTGGTTGGATCTCTCGAGTCACTCTGTAGAAAAtctgcagaacacacacacagatttaagCATATGACGTTACAGTATATCCATACAtgagtacacacgcacacactcaaaaCCTTGTCGACCAACACCATATAAAACACACTCACCTCCACTTTACTGAAACAAAAACACTCTGATGCAGAAAGCAAACAAACGttgcctcaacacacacacacacacacacacacagtttagaaAACAGGGAGGATATTGGGGGCCGAGCGTGAAGCAGAGAGGACCATATGATATGTCAGTAGTAGAATGCTCTCAACACGGCTGGACCTCAGAGGAAGAGGCAGTAAAAGGTGTTGGGAGATGTGGTACTGCTGCAGTGCATGGTGACATATTTGtgatgccgtgtgtgtgtgtgtgtgtgtgtgtgtgtgtagtaggcaACACTCCACCTGCCCACTCTATGCCAGTATCATGCTATGCTTTATCAAAAAGGACTGTTATATACTCcaaggtgtgtgggggggggcta
Encoded proteins:
- the LOC139382329 gene encoding histone-lysine N-methyltransferase MECOM-like isoform X17 produces the protein MRSKGRARKLATSNGEDFVLYPSDVLDDVCVPDGDPAVPTSAPPAEDSPSPGFSADDDASPLEPSPFHSALYMPQDEMPIPPDFQLRQSGVPGVDGGLGIWAQRTVDVGERLGPYVGEQRVCLRHPTQGWEILDGSGHVKFCVDASEPDIGSWLKHIQFSPTAHQHNLTPCQIDDQIFYRVTREIQPGEELLLYMKAEDYSCDSMAPDMHEERQYRCEDCDQLFESVSELLDHQKVPCGTPTSAFLGNPGGDSSDLEGPEGLEPHDLHLSHSLSHDGHDHDGPQECKECDQVFPDLQSLEAHSLSHSEEREYKCDQCPKAFNWKSNLIRHQMSHDSGKHYECENCTKQVFTDPSNLQRHIRSQHVGARAHACPDCGKTFATSSGLKQHKHIHSSVKPFICEVCHKSYTQFSNLCRHKRMHADCRTQIKCKDCGQMFSTTSSLNKHRRFCEGKNHFTAGGLFAHAQGMSLPGVPGAMDKAAMGGMGNSSASLADYFGNRHHSGLTFPSAPGFPFSFPGLFSSGLYHRPTLIPATSPVRRPPGPGTEHSKGPLLSPSPRAQEARELLKTLRKEASPGNEQPQGTEQRQAQGSSSKQRHGGGKLSSQSESSDLDDVSTPSGSDLDTTSGSELESDMESEGQRERAPRENGKGPKRKAGGGPQSPTILTSNHTKEFQGGPALFPPSLDEHTAVSGAVNDSIKAIASIAERYFGSTGLAGLQDKKVGALPYPSMFPLPFFPNFSPPVYPFPERELRPPGLKGEPQSPPDEPTKKGQSRTSESPFDLTTKRKQEEKVPAPFTPETNSKPEASSRSTNQDQPLDLSMGGTRHRSSSRTSRREESKKIHVFGEDTAGVELPKADTSLQHARPTPFFMDPIYRVEKRKMNDPFEALKDKYMRPAPGFLFHPQFRMPDQRSWMSAIENMAEKLETFGSLNPESGDLMRSVPSMFDFRAPPTALPETLLRKGKERYTCRYCGKLFPRSANLTRHLRTHTGEQPYRCKYCDRSFSISSNLQRHIRNIHNKEKPFKCHLCDRCFGQQTNLDRHLKKHENGNLSGTAASSPRSELDSSSAILDDKEDSYFNEIRNFIGNTGQNQPSPDHSEEGLNGGPFEEEKPLMASHGSHDLEEGEGEELGAEEEEEEEGEQSDSAAGKPRDEAPPSNLDDDIIHNKIEFDGPSDLDLNCKTSPRSYEEEEDQSSYSALDHIRHFSDMHKMEDSEFSDGDGTAFGSPSLPEAVKQPLYRKSKSQAYAMMLSLADKDALHPANHTPATMWHSLARAAAESSAIQSLSHV
- the LOC139382329 gene encoding histone-lysine N-methyltransferase MECOM-like isoform X1 — protein: MRSKGRARKLATSNGEDFVLYPSDVLDDVCVPDGDPAVPTSAPPAEDSPSPGFSADDDASPLEPSPFHSALYMPQDEMPIPPDFQLRQSGVPGVDGGLGIWAQRTVDVGERLGPYVGEQRVCLRHPTQGWEILDGSGHVKFCVDASEPDIGSWLKHIQFSPTAHQHNLTPCQIDDQIFYRVTREIQPGEELLLYMKAEDYSCDSMAPDMHEERQYRCEDCDQLFESVSELLDHQKVPCGTPTSAFLGNPGGDSSDLEGPEGLEPHDLHLSHSLSHDGHDHDGPQECKECDQVFPDLQSLEAHSLSHSEEREYKCDQCPKAFNWKSNLIRHQMSHDSGKHYECENCTKVQSCTCSKQVFTDPSNLQRHIRSQHVGARAHACPDCGKTFATSSGLKQHKHIHSSVKPFICKSLRPFICEVCHKSYTQFSNLCRHKRMHADCRTQIKCKDCGQMFSTTSSLNKHRRFCEGKNHFTAGGLFAHAQGMSLPGVPGAMDKAAMGGMGNSSASLADYFGNRHHSGLTFPSAPGFPFSFPGLFSSGLYHRPTLIPATSPVRRPPGPGTEHSKGPLLSPSPRAQEARELLKTLRKEASPGNEQPQGTEQRQAQGSSSKQRHGGGKLSSQSESSDLDDVSTPSGSDLDTTSGSELESDMESEGQRERAPRENGKGPKRKAGGGPQSPTILTSNHTKEFQGGPALFPPSLDEHTAVSGAVNDSIKAIASIAERYFGSTGLAGLQDKKVGALPYPSMFPLPFFPNFSPPVYPFPERELRPPGLKGEPQSPPDEPTKKGQSRTSESPFDLTTKRKQEEKVPAPFTPETNSKPEASSRSTNQDQPLDLSMGGTRHRSSSRTSRREESKKIHVFGEDTAGVELPKADTSLQHARPTPFFMDPIYSRVEKRKMNDPFEALKDKYMRPAPGFLFHPQFRMPDQRSWMSAIENMAEKLETFGSLNPESGDLMRSVPSMFDFRAPPTALPETLLRKGKERYTCRYCGKLFPRSANLTRHLRTHTGEQPYRCKYCDRSFSISSNLQRHIRNIHNKEKPFKCHLCDRCFGQQTNLDRHLKKHENGNLSGTAASSPRSELDSSSAILDDKEDSYFNEIRNFIGNTGQNQPSPDHSEEGLNGGPFEEEKPLMASHGSHDLEEGEGEELGAEEEEEEEGEQSDSAAGKPRDEAPPSNLDDDIIHNKIEFDGPSDLDLNCKTSPRRDSVVSLLSSYEEEEDQSSYSALDHIRHFSDMHKMEDSEFSDGDGTAFGSPSLPEAVKQPLYRKSKSQVDAYAMMLSLADKDALHPANHTPATMWHSLARAAAESSAIQSLSHV
- the LOC139382329 gene encoding histone-lysine N-methyltransferase MECOM-like isoform X4; the protein is MRSKGRARKLATSNGEDFVLYPSDVLDDVCVPDGDPAVPTSAPPAEDSPSPGFSADDDASPLEPSPFHSALYMPQDEMPIPPDFQLRQSGVPGVDGGLGIWAQRTVDVGERLGPYVGEQRVCLRHPTQGWEILDGSGHVKFCVDASEPDIGSWLKHIQFSPTAHQHNLTPCQIDDQIFYRVTREIQPGEELLLYMKAEDYSCDSMAPDMHEERQYRCEDCDQLFESVSELLDHQKVPCGTPTSAFLGNPGGDSSDLEGPEGLEPHDLHLSHSLSHDGHDHDGPQECKECDQVFPDLQSLEAHSLSHSEEREYKCDQCPKAFNWKSNLIRHQMSHDSGKHYECENCTKVQSCTCSKQVFTDPSNLQRHIRSQHVGARAHACPDCGKTFATSSGLKQHKHIHSSVKPFICKSLRPFICEVCHKSYTQFSNLCRHKRMHADCRTQIKCKDCGQMFSTTSSLNKHRRFCEGKNHFTAGGLFAHAQGMSLPGVPGAMDKAAMGGMGNSSASLADYFGNRHHSGLTFPSAPGFPFSFPGLFSSGLYHRPTLIPATSPVRRPPGPGTEHSKGPLLSPSPRAQEARELLKTLRKEASPGNEQPQGTEQRQAQGSSSKQRHGGGKLSSQSESSDLDDVSTPSGSDLDTTSGSELESDMESEGQRERAPRENGKGPKRKAGGGPQSPTILTSNHTKEFQGGPALFPPSLDEHTAVSGAVNDSIKAIASIAERYFGSTGLAGLQDKKVGALPYPSMFPLPFFPNFSPPVYPFPERELRPPGLKGEPQSPPDEPTKKGQSRTSESPFDLTTKRKQEEKVPAPFTPETNSKPEASSRSTNQDQPLDLSMGGTRHRSSSRTSRREESKKIHVFGEDTAGVELPKADTSLQHARPTPFFMDPIYSRVEKRKMNDPFEALKDKYMRPAPGFLFHPQFRMPDQRSWMSAIENMAEKLETFGSLNPESGDLMRSVPSMFDFRAPPTALPETLLRKGKERYTCRYCGKLFPRSANLTRHLRTHTGEQPYRCKYCDRSFSISSNLQRHIRNIHNKEKPFKCHLCDRCFGQQTNLDRHLKKHENGNLSGTAASSPRSELDSSSAILDDKEDSYFNEIRNFIGNTGQNQPSPDHSEEGLNGGPFEEEKPLMASHGSHDLEEGEGEELGAEEEEEEEGEQSDSAAGKPRDEAPPSNLDDDIIHNKIEFDGPSDLDLNCKTSPRRDSVVSLLSSYEEEEDQSSYSALDHIRHFSDMHKMEDSEFSDGDGTAFGSPSLPEAVKQPLYRKSKSQAYAMMLSLADKDALHPANHTPATMWHSLARAAAESSAIQSLSHV